The Acidimicrobiales bacterium genomic sequence GATCATCTGCTGGAGTTCGGCTGCGTCGGTGACCGACGATGGTGTGGCCGATGCACCAGATGTGGTGCGCCCGACGATCTCGTGCAGTTCGTCGGCGGTCGGAAACCCGACATCGATCTTGAACATGAAGCGGTCGAGCTGGGCCTCGGGCAGCGGGTAGGTGCCCTCCTGCTCGATCGGGTTCTGGGTCGCCATCACCAGGAACGGCCTCGGCAGCCGGCGGGTTGCACCGGCGACCGTCACCGACCGTTCCTGCATGGCTTCGAGCAGGGCCGACTGGGTCTTTGGCGTGGCACGGTTGATCTCGTCTGCCAGCACCAGGCCGGCAAACACGGGACCTTCGCGAAACCGAAAGACACGATCGCCCGACTCGTCGGTCTCCAGAACCTGTGTGCCGGTGACGTCGGCGGGCATGAGATCGGGCGTGAACTGGATGCGACCGAACTCGAGGTCGAGGGCATCGGACAATGCCTTCAGCAGCATCGTCTTGCCCAAGCCGGGGACACCCTCGAGCAGAACGTGCCCCTCGCAAAGCATTGCGACCACCACCGATCGCACCACGCTGCGCTGGCCGACGATGACCTTGCCGACCTCGGCCTCGATGGCGGCCACCACCTCTGAATAGCGTTCGGGGCTGATGCCGGTGGCACCTGAGTCGCTGTGGTCGGTCATCGGATCATCCGTTTCCTGTCGTCAGCTCGACCAACCGGTCGAAGTAGCCCTCTACAACACGGGCCTCGGACGGGCCCAGGTCGAGGCGATCGATTGCGTCGACGGCTCGTTGTTCGAACTCGTTGACCACGTCGGACACCGGAACGCGTGTGACCCCGCCCGTAGTGGTGCCGTTGACCCTGAGCGGGTCTGTTCCGGTTCCGTCGCCGGTGGCAGTCGCGTCGGCGCCCACGATGTCGCTGGCACCCGCCGCCGGCACCTCGAGCGTGGCGTCGTGGTGTGCACCCGGCTCGTCGCGCCCACCCGTGCCATTTCCGGCGATATTGCCCTGGCCACCCTGGCCGGTTCCGCCGCTGCCTCCGCCGGTGACCTGCCCAGACGGCGAACCAGCGCCCTGACCTTGGCCCGACCCCGAACCCGAACCTTCGCCCTGCCCGGAGCCCTCACCCTGACCTGAGCCCTGGCCCGAGCCCTCACCCTGCCCCGAACCCTGCCCCGATTGCTGGGCTTCGCGCTGCGCAGCCAGCTCGGCGGCCAGTCGATCGAGGCTCTGGGCCGCCGACTCGACCGAGCGTCCCTGAGCGGCCTCGCCGGCAGCGCTGTCGGCGGAGGCCGAGGCCGATTCGAGCGCCTCGGATGCCGCAGCCAGATCGCCGGCTGCGAGCGCCTCGGCCGCTGCGCCCAGGTTGTCGCCCGTAGCCGGGTCGCCGACCTGCTCGATGCGGGCCAACTGCTCGAGTCGCTCGGCCAACTCGGCCTGCTGTTCTGGCGTGAGTCCTTCGAGACCGGCGGCTGCTGCCGCGAGTTGTTCGGCGGCCGTGCTGCCTGCAGCGATGGGTGTCAGCGCCAGGGTGGCGGCGAGACCATCTGAGGCAGCCCGTTGGGCCAGGGTCTGCGAATCGAGCGAAGACGCCAACTGGCGCTCGGCCTCGTCGAGGCTCGCCAGGGCCGCCTCGAAATCATCGGAGCGGCGCAACTCGTCGGCCAGCGCGGCCAGGGCGTCGGCCTGTTCTGCCAACTCGGGGTTGGTCGCGAGACGATCTGCGAGCTCGTCGACCTGGTCGGCGGTCTCCGATATCGCCTCGCGCTCGGCCGCTGCACGGTCCCTGACTGCATCTTGGGGATTGGCAACCAACACCAGCGCCGCGGTCGCGACTATGAGGGCGGCGGCGCCGGCCCATGGACGCCAGTCGATGCGGACGGGAAGCGCCGTTCCCAGGTCGGCGGGCACCGACGCCCTGGCGCGTTCTAGCACCCTTGCGCCGAACGGGTCGGATTCCGACACCTCGAACGCAGTAGCCAATGCGTCGCGCGAACCCGATCCGTTGTCGATGGCCCTGGCGACCACCAAAGGCTCTATTCGCATTGCCACAGCCCCCACGGCAACGACCAGCAGCATGGCCAGTGGTGCTGCCAGGGCGGCAGGTTCTGGCCAGGTCCACGGTCGAAGCCGGGCCAGCACGGCCAGCGCCAACCCGACGCCTGCGGCTGCGGGCAATACCCGCTGCGCCGTGGCAACGGCCCACAGCACGCGCATGCGCCTTCGGCCAGCGTTGATGACAGCTTCGAGCGACGAGGGCAGCTTCATCGTTCGACCTTTGCCGGTGTTCGCACCCGCGACGTTGCGGTTGCTACCGACGCATAGGTGATGAGCACGCACGCCACGACGTACCATCGCCAAACCCTGGTCGATTCGGTTTGGCGTGCGCCAAACCCAACGTCGATCTGTTCGACCTCGTCGAGCATCGTGCGCAAGGCGCCCAGCGGCGTGTTGGTGTCGAGCGTGAACCCACCGTCTACGCGTTCGAAGACATCGGCCGTGGCCACCACCGGGTTGATCATCAACAACTCCTTGGGCGGATTGGGCTCGTCGAACCCGCGCGAGTTGTCGATGACGGCTGCCGCTCCATAGAACACGAAGCTGCCGACGATCATGAACAGGACGGCGCCGTAGACCATGACCGTGGCGGCCTGGACGCGCCGCGACACCGCCGAACACGCAACCCCCAGGGCCCCAACCGTCAGCGCCGTCAACTCGACCATGGCTATGCCCTTGAAGATGTCGGTGACCGTGACGCCGCCGATCAGATATGTCAGGGCGAGCAGCGGTGCCGATAGAACCACGAGCAGCACGGTGAACACCACCGCCGCCGCGATCTTGCTCAACACGATGTTCAGGGGCGACATCAGGCTGACCTGCAACGGCAGCAAGGTCTGGCGTTCGCGTTCGCCGGCGATGGCACCCGACGTGGTGGCCGGCACCAAGAA encodes the following:
- a CDS encoding ABC transporter permease, with protein sequence MTSITSRLQSPVLAREMRQRMLGRRGAVAITVWLVLLIGVFGLAYQGNSDFDSGLNVLSAARVGREIFEWVLTGMLLIVLFLVPATTSGAIAGERERQTLLPLQVSLMSPLNIVLSKIAAAVVFTVLLVVLSAPLLALTYLIGGVTVTDIFKGIAMVELTALTVGALGVACSAVSRRVQAATVMVYGAVLFMIVGSFVFYGAAAVIDNSRGFDEPNPPKELLMINPVVATADVFERVDGGFTLDTNTPLGALRTMLDEVEQIDVGFGARQTESTRVWRWYVVACVLITYASVATATSRVRTPAKVER
- a CDS encoding MoxR family ATPase, with the translated sequence MTDHSDSGATGISPERYSEVVAAIEAEVGKVIVGQRSVVRSVVVAMLCEGHVLLEGVPGLGKTMLLKALSDALDLEFGRIQFTPDLMPADVTGTQVLETDESGDRVFRFREGPVFAGLVLADEINRATPKTQSALLEAMQERSVTVAGATRRLPRPFLVMATQNPIEQEGTYPLPEAQLDRFMFKIDVGFPTADELHEIVGRTTSGASATPSSVTDAAELQQMIALTRQVPAASHVTRHAVDLVVATHPGGAGAPGEIAKYVRNGASPRGAQALMLGAKATALLDGRPSASVDDVRAVAGSALRHRLVLGFEAIADGVSPAQLIEAVMDAVPAPASGVRGAP